A single genomic interval of Lathyrus oleraceus cultivar Zhongwan6 chromosome 7, CAAS_Psat_ZW6_1.0, whole genome shotgun sequence harbors:
- the LOC127101004 gene encoding hsp70 nucleotide exchange factor FES1 → MAKEGPNWDGLLKWSIANSDGTRPNRELSEEDRKWFMEAMQAQTVDVIKRMKEITLVMQTPEQELENQGVTPDNIEDMLDELQDHVESIDMANDLHSIGGLVPLLGYLKNSHANIRAKAADVVTTIVQNNPRSQQLVMEANGFEPLVSNFSSDPDVNSRAKALGALSSLIRHNKPGVTAFRLANGYAALRDALNSENVRFQRKALNLIHYLLQENSSDCNIVKELGFPRLMMHLAATSEDVDVRESSLRGLLELARDAKDSSDSSSEDNEKMKQLLQERINGISLMSAEDLEAVREERLLVDSLWSTCFDEPSSLREKGLLVLPGEDAPPPDVASKHFEPPLRASAGNRNSKKDSNNEKKEAPLLLGP, encoded by the exons ATGGCTAAAGAAGGACCTAATTGGGATGGATTGCTCAAATGGAGTATCGCAAACTCTGATGGAACTCGTCCAAATCGTGAGCTAAG TGAGGAGGATCGGAAATGGTTCATGGAAGCAATGCAAGCACAAACTGTTGATGTTATAAAACGTATGAAAGAGATCACACTTGTAATGCAGACTCCTGAGCAAGAATTGGAAAACCAAGGGGTTACCCCTGATAATATTGAAG ATATGTTGGATGAGTTGCAAGATCATGTTGAATCGATTGATATGGCAAATG ATCTCCACTCAATCGGTGGCctggttcctcttcttggttACCTCAAGAACTCTCATGCCAATATTCGAGCCAAGGCAGCTGATGTTGTGACCACAATAGTCCAAAATAATCCTCGAAGTCAGCAACTTGTTATGGAAGCGAATGGCTTTGAACCTCTTGTGTCAAATTTCAGTTCTGATCCTGATGTGAATTCTCGAGCTAAAGCGCTGGGTGCACTATCTT CACTAATTCGACACAACAAGCCTGGTGTCACTGCATTTCGTCTGGCAAATGGTTATGCAGCCTTAAGAGATGCGCTGAACTCTGAAAATGTTAGATTCCAAAG GAAGGCTCTCAACTTGATCCATTATTTATTGCAAGAAAACAGTTCAGACTGCAACATTGTGAAGGAGCTGGGATTTCCTCGATTAATGATGCACCTTGCTGCCACTAGTGAAGATGTAGATGTCCGTGAGTCTTCCCTCCGAGGCCTCCTCGAACTTGCCCGCGATGCAAAAGACAGCTCTGATAGCTCTTCAGAAGATAACGAGAAAATGAAGCAGCTTCTTCAAGAACGAATAAATGGCATCAGTTTAATGTCGGCCGAGGACCTTGAAGCAGTCAGGGAGGAAAGACTGCTTGTAGACTCTCTTTGGAGTACATGCTTCGACGAACCATCTTCACTCCGAGAGAAAGGTCTTCTTGTGCTTCCAGGAGAAGATGCACCTCCTCCTGATGTTGCTAGCAAACACTTTGAGCCTCCTCTTAGAGCTTCTGCTGGAAACCGTAATTCCAAGAAGGATTCCAACAATGAAAAGAAAGAGGCACCTTTGCTTTTAGGCCCATGA
- the LOC127101007 gene encoding serine carboxypeptidase-like 10 isoform X1 — MMIPPSRSFLILLTLSVQMLTHMEASSSSKVEYLPGFQGPLPFELETGYVGLGETNDDDDMQVFYYFIKSENNPKKDPLMLWLSGGPGCSSISGLIIEMGPIKFEMKDNDESLPSLILRPESWTKLCNIIFVDLPFGTGFSYSKNNSAQRSDWKIVHHAHQFLRKWLIDHPEFISNEFYMGGDSYSGIPVPAIVQEIINGNEKGLQPLINLQRYLLGNPVTTFKEYNYRVSYAHGMGFISDELYASLKRNCKGDYVDVDSRNVFCLRDIESFKECISGINSEYILDPSCRDGMNMWGRSLTQEFKESLSSQSHLKVPQLNCKVSQTHLITKWANDERVRKTLHIREETIGKWERCYSTDFKHDILSSFEFHVNLSKMGIPSLVYSGDHDLVVPFTSTQAWIRDLNYSIVDDWRPWLVNGQVGGYTRTYSNKMTFATVKGSGHDAPQYTPEQCFAMFTRWVSNLPL; from the exons ATGATGATTCCTCCATCTCGTAGTTTTCTGATTCTTCTTACTTTAAGTGTGCAGATGTTAACTCACATGGAAGCTTCTTCAAGCTCAAAGGTTGAATACCTTCCAGGTTTTCAAGGGCCACTTCCCTTTGAACTTGAAACAGG GTATGTGGGTTTAGGAGAAACAAATGATGATGATGACATGCAAGTGTTCTATTATTTCATCAAATCAGAAAATAATCCTAAAAAAGATCCTCTTATGCTTTGGTTGAGTGGTGGTCCTGGTTGTTCTTCTATTTCTGGCCTTATCATTGAAATGG GTCCAATTAAATTTGAAATGAAGGACAACGACGAGAGCTTGCCTAGTTTGATCTTGAGGCCAGAATCATGGACAAAG CTATGCAATATTATTTTTGTAGACTTGCCATTTGGAACTGGTTTCTCATATTCAAAAAATAACAGTGCTCAAAGAAGTGACTGGAAGATAGTTCACCATGCTCATCAATTTCTTAGGAAG TGGTTGATTGATCATCCAGAATTTATTTCAAATGAATTTTATATGGGAGGGGATTCATATTCTGGCATTCCTGTCCCTGCCATTGTTCAAGAAATTATAAATG GAAATGAAAAGGGTCTCCAACCCTTGATAAATCTTCAG AGATATCTTTTAGGAAATCCAGTGACAACATTCAAAGAATATAATTATCGAGTTTCATACGCACATGGAATGGGATTTATTTCTGATGAACTTTATGCg TCACTTAAGAGAAATTGCAAAGGAGACTATGTAGATGTAGATTCGAGAAATGTGTTCTGTTTAAGAGATATCGAGTCCTTTAAAGAG TGTATTTCAGGAATTAATTCTGAATATATTTTGGATCCTTCTTGTCGAGATGGTATGAATATGTGGGGGAGATCTTTAACTCAGGAGTTTAAGGAATCTCTTAGTTCTCAATCTCATCTCAAAGTTCCTCAACTAAATTGCAAA GTTTCTCAAACTCACCTTATCACAAAATGGGCTAATGATGAGCGTGTTCGAAAGACCCTACATATCCGAGAG GAAACTATAGGGAAATGGGAACGTTGTTACTCAACTGATTTTAAGCATGACATCCTTTCTAGCTTTGAATTTCATGTAAATTTAAGTAAAATGGGAATTCCCTCTTTAGTATACAG CGGGGATCATGATTTAGTTGTTCCTTTTACATCTACTCAAGCTTGGATAAGGGATCTAAACTATTCCATTGTGGATGATTGGAGGCCATGGTTAGTAAATGGCCAAGTTGGAGG GTATACAAGAACTTACTCGAATAAAATGACATTTGCAACTGTAAAG GGTTCGGGACATGATGCTCCTCAGTACACTCCTGAGCAATGTTTTGCCATGTTCACTAGATGGGTATCTAATTTGCCTTTGTAA
- the LOC127101007 gene encoding serine carboxypeptidase-like 17 isoform X2 yields MMIPPSRSFLILLTLSVQMLTHMEASSSSKVEYLPGFQGPLPFELETGYVGLGETNDDDDMQVFYYFIKSENNPKKDPLMLWLSGGPGCSSISGLIIEMGPIKFEMKDNDESLPSLILRPESWTKLCNIIFVDLPFGTGFSYSKNNSAQRSDWKIVHHAHQFLRKSLKRNCKGDYVDVDSRNVFCLRDIESFKECISGINSEYILDPSCRDGMNMWGRSLTQEFKESLSSQSHLKVPQLNCKVSQTHLITKWANDERVRKTLHIREETIGKWERCYSTDFKHDILSSFEFHVNLSKMGIPSLVYSGDHDLVVPFTSTQAWIRDLNYSIVDDWRPWLVNGQVGGYTRTYSNKMTFATVKGSGHDAPQYTPEQCFAMFTRWVSNLPL; encoded by the exons ATGATGATTCCTCCATCTCGTAGTTTTCTGATTCTTCTTACTTTAAGTGTGCAGATGTTAACTCACATGGAAGCTTCTTCAAGCTCAAAGGTTGAATACCTTCCAGGTTTTCAAGGGCCACTTCCCTTTGAACTTGAAACAGG GTATGTGGGTTTAGGAGAAACAAATGATGATGATGACATGCAAGTGTTCTATTATTTCATCAAATCAGAAAATAATCCTAAAAAAGATCCTCTTATGCTTTGGTTGAGTGGTGGTCCTGGTTGTTCTTCTATTTCTGGCCTTATCATTGAAATGG GTCCAATTAAATTTGAAATGAAGGACAACGACGAGAGCTTGCCTAGTTTGATCTTGAGGCCAGAATCATGGACAAAG CTATGCAATATTATTTTTGTAGACTTGCCATTTGGAACTGGTTTCTCATATTCAAAAAATAACAGTGCTCAAAGAAGTGACTGGAAGATAGTTCACCATGCTCATCAATTTCTTAGGAAG TCACTTAAGAGAAATTGCAAAGGAGACTATGTAGATGTAGATTCGAGAAATGTGTTCTGTTTAAGAGATATCGAGTCCTTTAAAGAG TGTATTTCAGGAATTAATTCTGAATATATTTTGGATCCTTCTTGTCGAGATGGTATGAATATGTGGGGGAGATCTTTAACTCAGGAGTTTAAGGAATCTCTTAGTTCTCAATCTCATCTCAAAGTTCCTCAACTAAATTGCAAA GTTTCTCAAACTCACCTTATCACAAAATGGGCTAATGATGAGCGTGTTCGAAAGACCCTACATATCCGAGAG GAAACTATAGGGAAATGGGAACGTTGTTACTCAACTGATTTTAAGCATGACATCCTTTCTAGCTTTGAATTTCATGTAAATTTAAGTAAAATGGGAATTCCCTCTTTAGTATACAG CGGGGATCATGATTTAGTTGTTCCTTTTACATCTACTCAAGCTTGGATAAGGGATCTAAACTATTCCATTGTGGATGATTGGAGGCCATGGTTAGTAAATGGCCAAGTTGGAGG GTATACAAGAACTTACTCGAATAAAATGACATTTGCAACTGTAAAG GGTTCGGGACATGATGCTCCTCAGTACACTCCTGAGCAATGTTTTGCCATGTTCACTAGATGGGTATCTAATTTGCCTTTGTAA